DNA from Prosthecobacter vanneervenii:
AACCCCACCTGCGCTTCTCCGTCGATTTCGCCGACGTCACCGGCATCCGCCGCAATACCAGCGTGCTCTACGCCGGAGATAAAATCGGCATGGTCGAGAGCATCGAGCATCTCGCCCCGGAGGCCCGTATCCTTCCGGGCAACACCGTGCGTGTTCACATCGAAGTTTTCAAACCCGCTCCGATTCCCGCCAAGCTCAAGATCATCGTCAGCGCCGAATCCATCCTCGGCGAAAAGCACATCGCCTTGGTTCGCCTCGACGATGAATCCGGCCTCCTCGCCGACGGCACACACCTGACCTCCTCCAGCCTCGGCAGTCTGCTGGAGGTGATGATGCCCGGCGGCGACGCCATCTTTGCCAACATCCGCGAGATCACCGCCGACCTCAAACGCATCACCAGCCCTCTAGGCCACAGCAACGCCTCCCAAAACATCTCCGACTCCCTCGCCAACATCGAGTCCTTCACTCAGCAGCTCAAAAACACCTTCGCAGGCGATGGCAAAACCCCCGGCTTTGGCCAGAAAATCAATGCCGTGGCAGACAAGCTCGAAGACACCGCCACCGGCATTCAGGAACTCGTGAAAGGCCCAAAGGACTCTCCTGAAAAAGGACTGACCAACCGCGCCGGCGCCATCCTTGCCAATCTGGAAGGCTTTTCCAAGGAGCTGAACCAGACCTTTGCCGGCACCCCTGATGGCAAGCCCGGCCTGAAGTCCCGCATCGAAGAAATCACCACCGATCTTCACAAGATTCTCGCCGGTGGCGAAAACGCCTCAGGCCCCGGCCTGGAAAAAAATCTCGACACCACCATGCGCAAGATCAACACCCTCGTGGAGGAGATGGATGCCTTCGTCGTCTGGGGCGAGTACATCACCGGCACCCTCGCGGAAAAGCCCAGCCGCCTCATCTTTGGCAGCAAGGAAAACGAGGTTCCCACCAAGGAACAGATCATCGAGCACATGCGGCGCACCAATACCCCCTACCCTGTGCGTATCAAAGAGCTCGAATCCAAGTCTAAAACTCCCGCCCCGTCTCCCATGCCCCCTGAAAACTCCTCCCCCGAGGAAAAGAAAAAAGGCCTTCTCAAGCTCTTCAAAAAGCCGTGAGCAATCCTCAGCCCATCACCTCGCGCCAGAGCGTCCTGCTCGACGTGGCACGCCGCCTCAGCAGCACCCACAATCCCGTCGAGCTGGTTGACTACATTCTCCAGCGCTCACGCGAGGTCATGGACTGCGAGGTCTGCTCCATCCTCCTGCCAGACGGCCCCAGCGAGGACCTCCTTATCCGCTCCACGCTCGACCCCATCAATGCCATGGAGGTCCGCGTCCCCAAGGGCAAAGGCATCGCCGGTGATGTCTATGCCACCAAAAAAGTCGTCAACATCGAGGACGCCCTCAGCGACCCCCGCCATTTCCGCCCCGATTCAGACAAGTCCATCCTCGTCGCACGCGCCATGGTCACCGTCCCTCTGCTGGATGGAGACCGCTGCCTCGGCGTCATGCAGGCCATCAATCCCAACCACAGCAAGGCCTTCACCGCCCAGGATGTGGAGCTTTTCGAGACCTTCGGCAGCCTGATCGCCGTCACTCTCATTCGTCTCGAATCACAAAAGAAGGCCATCACCGAGGCCGAAACCCGCCAGCAGCTCTCTCTGGCCAAAGAAATCCAAAACTCCTTCCTCTCCGCCCCTCAGGTCGAACTCGGCAGCGTGGTGGTCGAGACCTTCTACGAGCCCGCCAGCGAAGTTGGCGGCGACTTCTATTTCTGGCATCAGATCGACGACGGAAAAATCCTTCTCGGTGTCGGCGATGTCTGCGGCAAGGGCCTGCCTGCTGCGCTGGACATGGCGCGTGGCACCACCCTCATCGCCTCCACCGCGCATCTCTGTGTCTCCAT
Protein-coding regions in this window:
- a CDS encoding MlaD family protein — protein: MKNKQDATVATLVILCSLMLLGALIFSISGDPWRKPHLRFSVDFADVTGIRRNTSVLYAGDKIGMVESIEHLAPEARILPGNTVRVHIEVFKPAPIPAKLKIIVSAESILGEKHIALVRLDDESGLLADGTHLTSSSLGSLLEVMMPGGDAIFANIREITADLKRITSPLGHSNASQNISDSLANIESFTQQLKNTFAGDGKTPGFGQKINAVADKLEDTATGIQELVKGPKDSPEKGLTNRAGAILANLEGFSKELNQTFAGTPDGKPGLKSRIEEITTDLHKILAGGENASGPGLEKNLDTTMRKINTLVEEMDAFVVWGEYITGTLAEKPSRLIFGSKENEVPTKEQIIEHMRRTNTPYPVRIKELESKSKTPAPSPMPPENSSPEEKKKGLLKLFKKP